In Synergistota bacterium, the genomic window AATGATATTGAGAAAGGAAAAGCTGGACATAAGAGGACCGGTTGCGGTAGCTCAGCTTGCAGGACAGGCTGCTAAAGGCGGATGGGTCAGCTTATGTTCTTTCACTGGGCTGATAAGCGTGAATCTCGCTTTTATAAATCTATTCCCTCTACCTGCTCTGGATGGAGGAAGGCTGATTTTTATCCTTTTCGAGATAATATTTAGAAGACGATTAAACCCGAAATATGAAAGCACGATACACTATATAGGTTTTCTTATTCTCATAACGCTTATGATATTAATAACCTATCATGATATAGTTAGTATGAGGTGAGGAGGAAGTTGCCGAGCTCAAGAACCATATATCTTGGAGGAGTTTCTATCGGTGGAGGGGCTCCCATACGTGTTCAAAGCATGTTAAGATACTCTTTAATGAACCTTGAGAAATGTCTTTCGGAAGCCCGCTCTCTCATCAATGCGGGTTGCGAGATTTTAAGGGTTGCTCTTTATTCTGAGGATCAACTTGAGAAGCTCAGCCAGCTTAAGAAATCCTTGGAGATTCCAATCGTTGCAGATGTGCACTATGTTCCTGATTTGGCGGTTAAAGCGCTGCTCTGGGGTGCTGATGGCGTTAGGATAAATCCTGGAAATATGGTGAGGCGTGAGTTTTTCAAGGAAATTGCCAAAGTTGCTTCCGATTTAGGGAAAGTTGTGAGGGTAGGGGTGAACCTCGGAAGCGTTTCTGAGGAAGATTTAAGCAAATATAAAGACCCTGCGTGGGCTATGGTAAATATGGCTTTGGATAGCGTGGAGCTCCTTGAAAGCGGGGGGTTAAGAGGAATAAAAATATCTCTTAAGGCTTCAGATGTCGAAACTACAGTAAAGGCTTATAGGATAATAGCGCAGACTACAGATTATCCTCTTCACATAGGTATAACTGAGGCGGGTCCACTTTGGGAAGGAGCAATAAAATCCGCAGTTGGACTTGGTATCCTTTTATCAGAAGGGATAGGCGATACGGTAAGGGTTTCTTTAACAGGAGACCCGGTTAAAGAAGTGGAGGTAGCTTATGAAATACTGAAAGCGCTGAATTTAAGAAAAAGAGGTGTTGAGATAATTTCCTGTCCAAGATGCGGAAGATGTGAAATAGATCTTGAGAGCTTGGTTGAGGAGGTAAGGAAGAGAACAAGATCTATAACGAAACCCATAAGAATTGCGGTAATGGGGTGTATTGTTAACGGTCCTGGAGAGGCTCGAAATGCAGATATAGGCATAGCTGGTGGGAAGAAAAAGGGGGTGATCTTTAGGAAAGGCAGAGTAATCGAGAGGGTGGAAGAGCCATTTCTAATAGATAGGTTATTAGAACTTATAAAGGAGGAGGTAGATAGTAATGAGAATGAGCATGATGTTCATTCCGACTTTGAGGGAGGATCCCGCTGAGGCTGAAACCGTAAGCCACAAGCTAATGCTCCGTGCGGGAATGATAAGAAAAGTAGCAGCGGGCATATATAATTTTCTCCCGCTTGGCTATAGAGTTATAAGAAAGATAGAGCAGATAATAAGGGAAGAGTTAGATGCCAAGGGAAGTCAGGAGCTCTTTATGCCTGCCCTTCAGCCTGCTGAGCTTTGGAAAACGAGCGGAAGATGGGATATCTATGGTCCGGAGCTCATGAGATTAACCGATAGAAACGGAAGGGAATTTTGTTTAGGCCCCACGCATGAGGAAGTAATAACGACGCTTGTCAAGGAAAATGTT contains:
- the ispG gene encoding flavodoxin-dependent (E)-4-hydroxy-3-methylbut-2-enyl-diphosphate synthase; the encoded protein is MRRKLPSSRTIYLGGVSIGGGAPIRVQSMLRYSLMNLEKCLSEARSLINAGCEILRVALYSEDQLEKLSQLKKSLEIPIVADVHYVPDLAVKALLWGADGVRINPGNMVRREFFKEIAKVASDLGKVVRVGVNLGSVSEEDLSKYKDPAWAMVNMALDSVELLESGGLRGIKISLKASDVETTVKAYRIIAQTTDYPLHIGITEAGPLWEGAIKSAVGLGILLSEGIGDTVRVSLTGDPVKEVEVAYEILKALNLRKRGVEIISCPRCGRCEIDLESLVEEVRKRTRSITKPIRIAVMGCIVNGPGEARNADIGIAGGKKKGVIFRKGRVIERVEEPFLIDRLLELIKEEVDSNENEHDVHSDFEGGSR